A single window of Vicinamibacterales bacterium DNA harbors:
- a CDS encoding globin domain-containing protein gives MTPDAIEQVRQSYTRLTAAERQLSAGFYDRLFTAAPNLRRLFPENLSTLQGHFEAAIALVIRNLNDMDALKEPLRDLGAQHVHWGARPEDYLTARDALVGAIGACSPDWSPELESHWRDAITAIIVPMIEGAAVYHALEAERISAEL, from the coding sequence ATGACACCGGACGCCATCGAACAGGTGCGCCAGAGTTATACCCGCCTGACCGCCGCCGAGCGGCAGCTGTCGGCGGGTTTCTACGACCGCTTGTTCACCGCCGCGCCGAATCTGCGCCGCCTGTTCCCCGAGAATCTCTCCACGCTGCAGGGGCATTTCGAAGCCGCGATCGCGCTGGTGATCCGCAACCTCAATGACATGGATGCCCTGAAGGAGCCGCTCCGCGACCTGGGCGCGCAGCACGTGCACTGGGGCGCGCGCCCCGAGGACTACCTCACCGCGCGTGACGCGCTGGTCGGCGCCATCGGCGCCTGCTCCCCCGACTGGAGCCCGGAGCTCGAATCCCACTGGCGCGACGCGATCACCGCAATCATCGTCCCGATGATCGAAGGGGCGGCGGTGTATCACGCGCTGGAAGCAGA